From Salvia splendens isolate huo1 chromosome 3, SspV2, whole genome shotgun sequence, a single genomic window includes:
- the LOC121797162 gene encoding uncharacterized protein LOC121797162 — protein sequence MGACVSRPENCVGGKLGGSRKKKSRKRRKASKRRQPSHPSNRSSSPIAINPTSQGGVDEAWYDSAAVLESDCSDDDYQSLSDDVSSLSGFDGASRTGIVSQRDHVSSLEEPQESGDGVCHFSGEAARSSVSTSASDISVTINDTSDVQPVYLDEISGASRENANKEDNLLDNCGILPNNCLPCLASTVSPVERRRSLSFSPPSARKKTALKLPLKWKEEHTAASKFSSKAVLQRPIAGSQVPFCPLGKKIPDSWSDIGPETFKIRGANYLRDKRKEFARNCAAYNPFGLDVFLSQRKINHVARFVELPAIHSSGKLPPILVVNVQIPLYPATIFQGETDGEGISYVLYFQLSETFANEYSAHFQENIRRLIDDEVEKVKGFAVDSVSPFRERLKILGRIANMEDLPLSAAERKLMHAYNEKPVLSRPQHDFYSGENYFEIDLDMHRFGYISRKGFETFFDRLKLCVMDFGLTIQGNKAEELPEQILCCIRVNEVDYLNYHQLGFFEKTLE from the exons ATGGGGGCATGTGTGTCTCGGCCAGAAAATTGCGTGGGAGGTAAATTAGGAGGTTCAAGGAAGAAAAAGAGTAGAAAGAGAAGAAAAGCTTCGAAGAGAAGGCAGCCTTCTCATCCTTCTAATCGATCATCTTCACCTATTGCCATCAATCCCACTTCTCAAG GAGGTGTGGATGAAGCATGGTATGATTCTGCTGCAGTGCTAGAATCTGACTGTAGTGATGATGATTATCAAAGTCTTTCTGATG ATGTGAGCTCCCTTAGTGGTTTTGATGGTGCTTCTAGAACTGGCATTGTTTCTCAGAGAGATCATGTCTCTTCCCTTGAAGAACCCCAAGAATCAGGCGATGGTGTGTGTCATTTTTCCGGTGAAGCAGCTAGAAGCTCAGTTTCCACTAGTGCTTCTGATATCAGTGTGACGATAAATGATACGAGTGATGTGCAGCCTGTTTACCTTGATGAGATATCGGGAGCCTCTAGGGAAAACGCTAATAAGGAGGATAATTTATTGGATAACTGTGGAATCCTTCCAAACAACTGCTTGCCGTGTCTGGCTTCGACTGTTTCTCCTGTTGAAAGGAGAAGATCCCTTAGTTTTAGCCCTCCGAGTGCAAGGAAGAAGACGGCCTTGAAGCTCCCACTCAAATGGAAGGAAGAGCATACTGCGGCCTCTAAAT TTTCTTCAAAGGCGGTACTGCAACGACCTATAGCTGGTTCACAGGTTCCCTTCTGCCCCCTTGGGAAGAAAATACCAGATAGTTGGTCAGATATTGGACCCGAGACATTCAAGATTAGGGGAGCGAATTACCTGAG GGATAAAAGAAAAGAGTTTGCTCGCAATTGTGCTGCATATAATCCTTTTGGTCTTGATGTATTTTTATCTCAGAGGAAAATCAATCATGTTGCTCGATTTGTGGAGCTTCCTGCTATTCATTCTTCTGGAAAACTTCCACCTATTCTAGTTGTAAATGTCCAG ATACCATTATATCCTGCAACAATTTTTCAAGGTGAAACAGATGGTGAAGGGATAAGCTATGTTTTGTATTTCCAGCTTTCTGAAACCTTCGCCAATGAATATTCAGCTCATTTTCAAGAAAATATTAGG AGACTAATTGATGATGAAGTAGAAAAAGTCAAAGGTTTCGCTGTAGACTCCGTGTCACCTTTCAGGGAAAGACTAAAGATATTGGGCCGCATAGCGAACATGGAGGACCTGCCTCTAAGTGCTGCAGAGAGGAAACTCATGCATGCATACAACGAGAAGCCTGTTCTTTCTCGTCCTCAACATGACTTTTACTCT GGTGAAAATTATTTTGAGATAGACTTGGACATGCATAGATTCGGCTACATTTCTAGAAAGGGGTTTGAGACATTCTTCGACAGACTAAAGCTGTGTGTGATGGATTTTGGATTAACAATCCAG GGTAATAAAGCTGAAGAGTTGCCAGAACAGATCTTGTGTTGTATACGTGTAAACGAAGTCGATTATCTAAACTATCATCAACTTGGGTTCTTTGAGAAAACCCTTGAATag